In Daucus carota subsp. sativus chromosome 4, DH1 v3.0, whole genome shotgun sequence, one DNA window encodes the following:
- the LOC108218621 gene encoding pumilio homolog 2 isoform X2 — MVSGKEGSFGDELEKELGFMLNESRRQDSDDLQKELSMFRSGSAPPTVEGSLSAVDRLFNHGGGGLPFSEFGLNNNGSGFSSEEELRSDPAYVSYYYSNVNLNPRLPPPLLSKEDWRFSQRLQGGGTSNVGGIGDRRKVNRIDSGGAAGGGVSLFSKPPGFNKKKQESQSESEWGGEGLIGLPSLELGSKQKTFAEIFQDDVARATPGSGHPSRTPSRNALGDNFDSMGSAEAELAQLRKGLASADNFEMSSKVQNLSAVQRASTPPVSYSYAAALGTSLSRSTTPDPQHIARAPSPCLTPIGEGRGTSEKRSKSSNSYNGNSTHIKEPSDLVAGISGMSLSNGGKNADNSVKSQIEETVADQEKYTFDMPGGQNNMMHHSYINKSEPTHLHGYSEPAELSYSKSTGNSHGFHNSSLEADMHSNSYQKGSPGSVPNIGGGLLSHYQQVDPTNLQYPNYGPNGFPMNTPVQPLMSGHLGNVTMPPLFENAAVASAMAVPLMDPRMMGGNFTSESNFNYDALESQNLGRLRNQMTNSALQAPFMDPVYRQYLRTAEYAALHNNPAMDMNYTGNPYVDLLQKAYLGSLLSPQKSQYGASLGGKASASNLHGFYGNPALGIGLSYPGSPLASPLIPNSPVGPGSPIRHGDVNMRFPLGTRHLAAGGIMGPWHLNSGSVENTFASSLLEEFKSNKARSFELLEITGHVVEFSADQYGSRFIQQKLETATTEEKTMVYEEIFPHAVTLMTDVFGNYVIQKFFEHGMPSQRRELANKLIGQVLTLSLQMYGCRVIQKAIEVVDLDQKIEMVAELDGNVMRCVRDQNGNHVIQKCIECIPEEHIQFIISTFFDQVVTLSTHPYGCRVIQRVLEHCADAKTQSKVMDEILGCVSMLAQDQYGNYVIQHVLEHGKPHERSTIIQELAGKIVQMSQQKFASNVVEKCLAFGDPSQRELLVREMLGTTDENEPLQAMMKDQFANYVVQKVLETCSDQERELILTRIKIHLNALKKYTYGKHIVARVEKLVAAGERRMAAQPQQLA, encoded by the exons ATGGTCAGTGGTAAAGAAGGATCATTTGGTGATGAATTAGAGAAGGAGCTAGGGTTTATGCTAAATGAATCGAGGCGACAAGATTCTGATGATTTGCAGAAGGAGTTGAGTATGTTTAGAAGTGGGTCAGCTCCACCCACTGTTGAGGGTTCATTGAGTGCAGTTGATAGGTTGTTTAATCATGGGGGTGGGGGTTTGCCCTTTTCGGAATTTGGGTTGAATAATAACGGAAGCGGTTTTTCATCCGAGGAAGAACTTAGGTCTGATCCTGCGTATGTGTCTTATTATTACTCAAATGTTAATTTAAATCCTAGGTTGCCGCCTCCCTTGCTTTCTAAGGAGGATTGGCGGTTTTCGCAGAGGCTCCAAGGAGGAGGAACTTCGAATGTGGGAGGGATTGGAGATAGGAGGAAAGTGAATAGAATTGATAGTGGAGGTGCTGCTGGTGGAGGGGTGTCACTGTTTTCAAAACCACCGGGGTTTaacaaaaagaaacaagaaagTCAGAGTGAATCGGAGTGGGGTGGCGAGGGACTGATTGGTTTGCCTAGTTTGGAATTAGGGAGCAAGCAGAAGACCTTTGCTGAAATATTTCAG GATGACGTAGCTCGTGCAACTCCTGGTTCTGGCCATCCTTCTCGTACACCAAGTCGTAATGCTCTTGGTGATAATTTTGACTCTATGGGGTCGGCTGAAGCTGAGCTGGCTCAGCTGCGTAAGGGTTTAGCTTCTGCAGATAATTTTGAAATGAGTTCGAAGGTTCAGAATTTGTCTGCTGTGCAACGTGCCAGCACACCGCCTGTATCATACTCTTATGCAGCTGCACTAGGTACTTCATTATCACGAAGCACAACCCCCGACCCTCAACACATTGCTAGGGCTCCTAGCCCTTGTCTTACTCCCATCGGTGAAGGGAGAGGCACTTCAGAAAAGAGAAGCAAAAGTTCAAACTCTTATAACGGTAACTCCACTCACATAAAGGAGCCTTCAGACTTGGTAGCGGGTATATCTGGCATGAGTTTGTCGAATGGTGGTAAAAATGCAGACAATTCTGTGAAGTCTCAGATTGAGGAAACTGTTGCCGACCAAGAAAAATATACTTTTGACATGCCAGGTGGTCAGAATAATATGATGCATCACTCATACATAAATAAATCTGAGCCAACGCATTTACATGGGTACTCTGAGCCAGCAGAACTTTCCTACTCGAAGAGCACTGGAAATAGTCATGGATTTCATAACTCTTCTCTCGAAGCCGACATGCATAGTAATTCTTACCAAAAGGGATCTCCTGGTTCTGTTCCTAATATCGGAGGTGGCTTACTCTCTCACTATCAGCAGGTTGATCCGACCAATTTGCAATATCCGAACTATGGTCCAAATGGGTTCCCAATGAATACACCAGTGCAACCCTTGATGTCAGGCCATCTTGGTAATGTTACTATGCCGCCCTTGTTTGAAAATGCTGCTGTAGCATCAGCCATGGCTGTCCCGTTAATGGACCCAAGGATGATGGGTGGTAATTTCACTTCAGAATCAAATTTCAATTACGATGCATTAGAATCACAAAATCTTGGTAGGCTCAGGAACCAGATGACTAATAGTGCTCTTCAGGCACCATTTATGGATCCAGTGTACCGTCAGTACTTGAGGACAGCTGAGTATGCTGCACTTCATAATAATCCCGCTATGGATATGAACTACACGGGTAATCCATATGTGGATTTGCTTCAGAAAGCTTATCTTGGATCTTTGTTATCACCTCAAAAATCACAATATGGTGCCTCTCTCGGTGGTAAAGCTAGTGCTTCTAATCTTCATGGTTTCTACGGCAATCCTGCACTTGGAATTGGTTTGTCATATCCTGGAAGTCCATTGGCAAGTCCTCTTATTCCAAACTCCCCTGTTGGACCGGGTAGTCCAATCAGGCATGGTGATGTTAATATGCGATTCCCTCTTGGGACAAGACATCTTGCTGCTGGGGGTATTATGGGACCTTGGCACTTAAATTCTGGTAGCGTAGAGAATACCTTTGCTTCATCCTTGTTAGAAGAGTTCAAGAGTAATAAAGCTCGATCTTTTGAACTTTTAGAAATTACAGGTCATGTTGTAGAGTTCAG TGCGGATCAGTATGGTAGCCGGTTCATTCAACAAAAACTTGAAACTGCAACAACAGAAGAGAAAACTATGGTTTATGAAGAAATTTTTCCCCATGCTGTCACATTGATGACTGATGTTTTTGGCAATTACGTGATCCAAAAG TTCTTTGAGCATGGAATGCCATCACAGAGAAGAGAACTGGCAAACAAGCTGATTGGGCAAGTATTGACACTAAGTCTTCAAATGTATGGTTGCCGAGTAATTCAAAAG GCAATTGAAGTAGTAGATTTGGACCAGAAAATAGAAATGGTTGCAGAGCTTGATGGAAATGTTATGCGCTGTGTACGTGATCAAAATGGGAACCATGTTATCCAGAAATGTATTGAATGTATTCCTGAAGAACATATTCAATTCATTATCTCAACATTCTTTGATCAAGTTGTTACCCTTTCTACACATCCATATGGGTGTCGTGTGATACAG AGGGTACTAGAGCACTGTGCCGACGCTAAAACGCAAAGTAAGGTGATGGATGAGATTCTAGGATGTGTCAGTATGTTGGCACAAGATCAGTATGGAAATTATGTTATTCAG CATGTACTGGAGCATGGGAAGCCACATGAACGTTCAACTATAATCCAGGAATTAGCTGGGAAAATAGTTCAAATGAGCCAGCAGAAGTTTGCTTCGAATGTAGTTGAGAAGTGTTTAGCTTTTGGTGATCCTAGTCAACGTGAACTTCTAGTGCGTGAGATGCTTGGTACAACTGATGAGAATGAGCCTCTTCAG GCAATGATGAAAGATCAATTTGCAAATTATGTTGTACAAAAGGTGCTGGAAACATGCAGTGACCAGGAACGTGAGCTGATTCTGACCCGAATTAAGATTCATTTAAATGCACTCAAGAAGTACACTTATGGCAAACATATTGTTGCTCGTGTAGAAAAGCTTGTTGCTGCTGGAG AGAGGAGAATGGCTGCTCAACCCCAACAGTTGGCATAG
- the LOC108218621 gene encoding pumilio homolog 2 isoform X1, protein MLSELGTRPMVSGKEGSFGDELEKELGFMLNESRRQDSDDLQKELSMFRSGSAPPTVEGSLSAVDRLFNHGGGGLPFSEFGLNNNGSGFSSEEELRSDPAYVSYYYSNVNLNPRLPPPLLSKEDWRFSQRLQGGGTSNVGGIGDRRKVNRIDSGGAAGGGVSLFSKPPGFNKKKQESQSESEWGGEGLIGLPSLELGSKQKTFAEIFQDDVARATPGSGHPSRTPSRNALGDNFDSMGSAEAELAQLRKGLASADNFEMSSKVQNLSAVQRASTPPVSYSYAAALGTSLSRSTTPDPQHIARAPSPCLTPIGEGRGTSEKRSKSSNSYNGNSTHIKEPSDLVAGISGMSLSNGGKNADNSVKSQIEETVADQEKYTFDMPGGQNNMMHHSYINKSEPTHLHGYSEPAELSYSKSTGNSHGFHNSSLEADMHSNSYQKGSPGSVPNIGGGLLSHYQQVDPTNLQYPNYGPNGFPMNTPVQPLMSGHLGNVTMPPLFENAAVASAMAVPLMDPRMMGGNFTSESNFNYDALESQNLGRLRNQMTNSALQAPFMDPVYRQYLRTAEYAALHNNPAMDMNYTGNPYVDLLQKAYLGSLLSPQKSQYGASLGGKASASNLHGFYGNPALGIGLSYPGSPLASPLIPNSPVGPGSPIRHGDVNMRFPLGTRHLAAGGIMGPWHLNSGSVENTFASSLLEEFKSNKARSFELLEITGHVVEFSADQYGSRFIQQKLETATTEEKTMVYEEIFPHAVTLMTDVFGNYVIQKFFEHGMPSQRRELANKLIGQVLTLSLQMYGCRVIQKAIEVVDLDQKIEMVAELDGNVMRCVRDQNGNHVIQKCIECIPEEHIQFIISTFFDQVVTLSTHPYGCRVIQRVLEHCADAKTQSKVMDEILGCVSMLAQDQYGNYVIQHVLEHGKPHERSTIIQELAGKIVQMSQQKFASNVVEKCLAFGDPSQRELLVREMLGTTDENEPLQAMMKDQFANYVVQKVLETCSDQERELILTRIKIHLNALKKYTYGKHIVARVEKLVAAGERRMAAQPQQLA, encoded by the exons ATGTTATCTGAATTAGGTACAAGGCCGATGGTCAGTGGTAAAGAAGGATCATTTGGTGATGAATTAGAGAAGGAGCTAGGGTTTATGCTAAATGAATCGAGGCGACAAGATTCTGATGATTTGCAGAAGGAGTTGAGTATGTTTAGAAGTGGGTCAGCTCCACCCACTGTTGAGGGTTCATTGAGTGCAGTTGATAGGTTGTTTAATCATGGGGGTGGGGGTTTGCCCTTTTCGGAATTTGGGTTGAATAATAACGGAAGCGGTTTTTCATCCGAGGAAGAACTTAGGTCTGATCCTGCGTATGTGTCTTATTATTACTCAAATGTTAATTTAAATCCTAGGTTGCCGCCTCCCTTGCTTTCTAAGGAGGATTGGCGGTTTTCGCAGAGGCTCCAAGGAGGAGGAACTTCGAATGTGGGAGGGATTGGAGATAGGAGGAAAGTGAATAGAATTGATAGTGGAGGTGCTGCTGGTGGAGGGGTGTCACTGTTTTCAAAACCACCGGGGTTTaacaaaaagaaacaagaaagTCAGAGTGAATCGGAGTGGGGTGGCGAGGGACTGATTGGTTTGCCTAGTTTGGAATTAGGGAGCAAGCAGAAGACCTTTGCTGAAATATTTCAG GATGACGTAGCTCGTGCAACTCCTGGTTCTGGCCATCCTTCTCGTACACCAAGTCGTAATGCTCTTGGTGATAATTTTGACTCTATGGGGTCGGCTGAAGCTGAGCTGGCTCAGCTGCGTAAGGGTTTAGCTTCTGCAGATAATTTTGAAATGAGTTCGAAGGTTCAGAATTTGTCTGCTGTGCAACGTGCCAGCACACCGCCTGTATCATACTCTTATGCAGCTGCACTAGGTACTTCATTATCACGAAGCACAACCCCCGACCCTCAACACATTGCTAGGGCTCCTAGCCCTTGTCTTACTCCCATCGGTGAAGGGAGAGGCACTTCAGAAAAGAGAAGCAAAAGTTCAAACTCTTATAACGGTAACTCCACTCACATAAAGGAGCCTTCAGACTTGGTAGCGGGTATATCTGGCATGAGTTTGTCGAATGGTGGTAAAAATGCAGACAATTCTGTGAAGTCTCAGATTGAGGAAACTGTTGCCGACCAAGAAAAATATACTTTTGACATGCCAGGTGGTCAGAATAATATGATGCATCACTCATACATAAATAAATCTGAGCCAACGCATTTACATGGGTACTCTGAGCCAGCAGAACTTTCCTACTCGAAGAGCACTGGAAATAGTCATGGATTTCATAACTCTTCTCTCGAAGCCGACATGCATAGTAATTCTTACCAAAAGGGATCTCCTGGTTCTGTTCCTAATATCGGAGGTGGCTTACTCTCTCACTATCAGCAGGTTGATCCGACCAATTTGCAATATCCGAACTATGGTCCAAATGGGTTCCCAATGAATACACCAGTGCAACCCTTGATGTCAGGCCATCTTGGTAATGTTACTATGCCGCCCTTGTTTGAAAATGCTGCTGTAGCATCAGCCATGGCTGTCCCGTTAATGGACCCAAGGATGATGGGTGGTAATTTCACTTCAGAATCAAATTTCAATTACGATGCATTAGAATCACAAAATCTTGGTAGGCTCAGGAACCAGATGACTAATAGTGCTCTTCAGGCACCATTTATGGATCCAGTGTACCGTCAGTACTTGAGGACAGCTGAGTATGCTGCACTTCATAATAATCCCGCTATGGATATGAACTACACGGGTAATCCATATGTGGATTTGCTTCAGAAAGCTTATCTTGGATCTTTGTTATCACCTCAAAAATCACAATATGGTGCCTCTCTCGGTGGTAAAGCTAGTGCTTCTAATCTTCATGGTTTCTACGGCAATCCTGCACTTGGAATTGGTTTGTCATATCCTGGAAGTCCATTGGCAAGTCCTCTTATTCCAAACTCCCCTGTTGGACCGGGTAGTCCAATCAGGCATGGTGATGTTAATATGCGATTCCCTCTTGGGACAAGACATCTTGCTGCTGGGGGTATTATGGGACCTTGGCACTTAAATTCTGGTAGCGTAGAGAATACCTTTGCTTCATCCTTGTTAGAAGAGTTCAAGAGTAATAAAGCTCGATCTTTTGAACTTTTAGAAATTACAGGTCATGTTGTAGAGTTCAG TGCGGATCAGTATGGTAGCCGGTTCATTCAACAAAAACTTGAAACTGCAACAACAGAAGAGAAAACTATGGTTTATGAAGAAATTTTTCCCCATGCTGTCACATTGATGACTGATGTTTTTGGCAATTACGTGATCCAAAAG TTCTTTGAGCATGGAATGCCATCACAGAGAAGAGAACTGGCAAACAAGCTGATTGGGCAAGTATTGACACTAAGTCTTCAAATGTATGGTTGCCGAGTAATTCAAAAG GCAATTGAAGTAGTAGATTTGGACCAGAAAATAGAAATGGTTGCAGAGCTTGATGGAAATGTTATGCGCTGTGTACGTGATCAAAATGGGAACCATGTTATCCAGAAATGTATTGAATGTATTCCTGAAGAACATATTCAATTCATTATCTCAACATTCTTTGATCAAGTTGTTACCCTTTCTACACATCCATATGGGTGTCGTGTGATACAG AGGGTACTAGAGCACTGTGCCGACGCTAAAACGCAAAGTAAGGTGATGGATGAGATTCTAGGATGTGTCAGTATGTTGGCACAAGATCAGTATGGAAATTATGTTATTCAG CATGTACTGGAGCATGGGAAGCCACATGAACGTTCAACTATAATCCAGGAATTAGCTGGGAAAATAGTTCAAATGAGCCAGCAGAAGTTTGCTTCGAATGTAGTTGAGAAGTGTTTAGCTTTTGGTGATCCTAGTCAACGTGAACTTCTAGTGCGTGAGATGCTTGGTACAACTGATGAGAATGAGCCTCTTCAG GCAATGATGAAAGATCAATTTGCAAATTATGTTGTACAAAAGGTGCTGGAAACATGCAGTGACCAGGAACGTGAGCTGATTCTGACCCGAATTAAGATTCATTTAAATGCACTCAAGAAGTACACTTATGGCAAACATATTGTTGCTCGTGTAGAAAAGCTTGTTGCTGCTGGAG AGAGGAGAATGGCTGCTCAACCCCAACAGTTGGCATAG